The nucleotide window CAAAATTTGATTATGCGGTATATCAATGATGTCGAAATAAATTTGTGATCGCAAATTTTTGTTCAATTTTTTGCATAGCTTTTTATATAAACAAACGGGTGTCAAGCTGATTTGGTTGGGGAATATGCGGCTAGCTATAGTCATGTTCTTCTGATGTTTGGCTTTGCCATAATGGCTGTAGGTCCGGCACTTTTGATATCGCGCATGATCTCACCTAGGAAACTAAGCAATCCTGTCAAGTTCCTGCCAATGGAAGCAGGCCAAGTCCCCAAGGGCGAAGGAAGAACCCACTTTATGATGCAGTATTATGCGTATGTTCTGATGTTTGTAGTGTTTGATGTGATGGCAATCTTTTTGTATGCATGGGGAAGCTCGCTTTTGAATCTGCCAAAGACTGCTACTTTACCAATAATTGCGTTTTTGGGGATAATGTTTGCAGCAATGGCTTTTGCACTATATCAATCAAAGAGGCGAAACATATGGTAAGTCTTAATATCACTTGTAGAAAAAAATCCAGTGAGGGATTGAATTGCTAAAGGATCTACTAACGCCGCAAAATGCCAACGTGTTTATTGGCAAGCTAGGCGACGTGTTAGTAAAGGCAGTTGACCAACCATTAGGATATGCAATAAACTGGAGTAGACTTTGGTCTTTGTGGCCAGTACACATTGAAACCGCATGCTGTAGTGTGGAGTTTGGTGCGGCATCAAGTCCAAGATATGACGTAGAAAGATTTGGAATCATTGAGGCATTTGGCTCACTACGACAATGTGATCTTGTAGTGGTGCAGGGAACAATCACAAGAAAGATGGCGCCAAGACTCAGATTGGTATATGATCAGATGCCAGAACCAAAATATGTCATTGCCATGGGTGCATGTGCAATTACTGGTGGATTATACTTTGATTCGTACAATGTTCTGCCTGGAATCGACGGAATACTACCAGTAGATGTCTATGTGCCAGGATGTCCACCAAGACCTGAAACGCTTATCCAAGGATGCATGTTGCTACAAGAAAAAATCAAGAGGCTAAAGGCCAGGTAAGAATCAATGAGCACAGAAGAAACAAAACCAGTAGCAAAACCCGAGCCAGTAAAGGAGCTCCCTAAATTTGAAAAATCAATCGCTGACAAGCTTACGGAGAAATTTGGCACAAAAGCAGCAGTAGAATTTGTAAAACCACTAAGAATTCGAGTCAAGGTAGCAAAAGAAGACGTAGTAGAGGTGGCAAAATTCCTCCGAGACGAGATGCATTTTGATCACGCAGAGTCCGTAACGGGCGTTGACTATCCGGATGCAAAGGAAATCGAGGTCGTTTATCACTTGGGTTCTTACACTGATTCCGAGCTTGCAAACCAAGTCTTGGCTCTGGCAACTAGAGCACCGCGAGAGGAAAACCCAAACCCCGGCTCTGATAACACTAGATTACCTAGCCTTCGAGATGTTTTTTACAGCGTAGAGTTTCATGAGCGAGAATGCTTTGAGATGCTTGGCGTTTACTTTACAGGTCATCCTGATAATCGCAGACTGTTACTCCCAGAAGACTGGGCGGACTTGCCACCAATGCGCAAAGACTTCCACATAAAGGGACGATAGCAATGAGCACGACTCCACTACCGCCAGGCCTGCAAATAGAAAAAGTAGACGAGCGAATTATGACGCTCAATGTAGGTCCACAACACCCAGGGTCTGGCCACATGAGAATTATTGTTCAAATTGACGGTGACTATATCGTAAATGCAGATCCAGATCCGGGTTATGTGCATAGAGGAGAGGAAAAGATGGCAGAATACCGCAACTATATCCAAAATATTCCTCACCTTGAAAGGCCAGTAATTCATGATTCGTGTAATGTGTTGTATCCGTACTGCCTTGGAGTTGAGGAACTGCTTGGCATCGAGGTGCCAGAGCGTGCAAAATACATCCGAGTGATTGCGTCTGAGCTGAACCGATGCGTCTACACGCAATATTGGCTTGCAATTTATGGGATCTTTTTGGGCCACTCTACAATGTTCATGTGGCCTGCAGGTGATAGAGAACTATTAATCGACATGCTGGAAAAAATGACTGGCGCCCGTGTAACTCATGCTTATTTTGTTCCGGGTGGAATTCGAAACGACGTTCCAGCAAACTTTGAGGACATGTTGCTCAAGCGAGTCAACTATTTTGAAAAACGCATCAAAGAATATGCTGCAATATTTTATGATAATCCAATTCTGATTTCAAGAACCAGGGACGCTGGAGTGCTTTCACGAGCGGATGCAATTAGGTTGGGGGTTACAGGTTCCACACTGCGAGCAAGCGGCGTTGACTATGATTTGCGAGTCAAAGAACCATACGATGTGTATGAAGAACTAGATGTCAAAGTAAACACACTAAAAGAAGGCGATGCATACGCACGCTCCAAGATTCCATGGCTTGACATGCTGGAATCATGCAATATCATTAGACAGGCTTTGCAGAAAATGCCCAAGTCTGGTTCCGTTCGAGTAAAGCTAAAGCCAAATCCAAAGGGCGGAAACGACGAAGTCTACAAGAGAGTAGAATCAGGCCGTGGCTCACTTGGATGCTATATTGTATCAAAGAGCAAGCCTGAACCATATCGAGTAAAGATGAGTGTTGGCTCGTTTAGAAATCTCATAGGATTGCCATATCTACTCAAAGGCGAAAAGCTTGGAAACATGCCGGCAGTATATTGGAGCCTTAACTATTGGCCAGTGGAGGCTGACAGGTAAAATGTCTACAATTGCACCAAAATTCCGACTGAGTTATTTTCTAAAGTCACTTACCGATAATGCATTCTGGGCAGTCACATTACTGACTCTGATTGGCTTGCCATTTGTTATGACGTTATTGTTCTATTTGGAATTGCCAGTGATTGGAGGTAGATTGCTTGATCCGTATCTGGCACTCACTACTTTGGCTGATCCATCAAGACAAATACCACTGATAAAATCTCTGATGCAAACAGAGTTTTTCAAAATTGCGGCATTTCCTGGATTTGGATTTGCGGCATTGCTTGCAGCCGGAACAATTTTTGTCGAAAGAAAGATGCTTGCAAAACTACAACTTCGTGTAGGACCGTTTTACTGCGGAAAAATCGAAGGAATTTTACAATTAATGAGTGATGGAATCAAACTATTATCAAAGGAAATCATCATCCCAGCAAAGGCAGACAAGCCAATATTCTGGGCAGCACCTGTCTTGTTTGTTGCAACGGCAGCTGCATTTGTATCACTAATTCCGGCTGCTCGTGGAGGATGGGTAGTAGCAGATGCCGACGTTGGATTACTTGCAGTATTTGCAATAATTGGATTCTTCCCAGTCATCACAGTATTGTCTGCATGGTCTGCAAACAGCAAATTCCCATTCATTGGCGGAATTCGTGCGCTGCACCAGATGGTCTCATTTGAAATTCCACTGATCTTGTCTGTGCTTGGAGTTGTGATATTGACAGGAACGCTAAACCTGACTGAAATTGTCGAATCTCAGTACTCGTACTGGTGGATTGTCTTTCTACCAATAGGTGCAATTGTATTTTTCATAGCAATGCTAGCAGAACTTGAAAGAATTCCGTTTGATCTGCCAGAGGCAGAAAGTGAAATTGTCGCAGGCTGGCTAACCGAGTTCTCTGGCATGATGTATGGTTTGGTTCAGCTAGGATCCTATCTGAAATTATACGCGTTTGCAGGACTCTTTACGGTATTGTTCCTTGGAGGCTGGAGCGGACCAAACATTTGGCCACCATTCCCAGCGGAGATAATCGAAAAAGGAATAGTGATGGGACCAATCACGGTTCATCTTCCAGGACTTCCATTGTTGGATCAGCAAATGCTAAACGATGTGTTATGGTTTGTAATCAAGGTCGCCGGAGTGATCTTTTTCATTCTATTACCTAGAGGTGTGTTCCCAAGAATCAGAATTGATCTGCTCTTGCACATTGGTTGGTACAAACTGATCGGTCTTGCATTCGTTAACATCTTTATAGCACTCACCTTGGTGTACGCTGGGGTATTAGGTCCGGGAGGGATTTTGTAGATGGGAACCGCAACAGGAATTATCAAGGCATTAAACTCTGGAATAAAACATCTTGCAGTAAAACGATTCACACTACGATACCCAGAACAAAAGCTAAAACTTGTAGGTGATGGATATCAGTATGATCCAAACACCGGCGTTGGAATTGCGGGCTACAAGGGCCGACACATGCTGTTCCATGATCACTGCACAGGATGTCAGCTCTGCGCTATTGCATGTGAGGGAGTGGCAGAGGCAATTGCAATGGTCAAAGTGCCAGAAGAATGGAAGCACAACAAAAAGGCAATCATGCCACAAATTGACTACGGCAAGTGTGTCTTTTGTGGTTTGTGCGTTGACGCATGTCCATTTTATGCACTATACATGACAAATGACTATGAGCTATCATCATTTACAAAAGAAGGTCTAATTTACACACCAGCCCAACTACAGGTAAAGCCAAACATAGCACAAGACGTTGAGCTGAAATTTGACAACCCAAGAGGTGCCACACATGGCTGATGCAGTGTTTTTGGCACTAGCAGTTATGACAATTGGCTCTGCCATTGCAGCACTCGAAGTGAGATCCTTGATCTATGGCTCTATTGCATTGATGGGAACGCTAGGTGGTATTGCTGGATTTTTCTTACTATTGGATTCGCCATTTGTTGCCATGTTCCAAATTGCAGTGTACATTGGCTCAATTGCAGTACTGATTCTGTTTACTGTAATGCTTGTTAGAAGACAGTTGATCTTTATCAAAATCGAGGATCCACGAAGACGTTATGCTGGAATTGGATTGATGCTTGTAATGATGATGGCACTTGGCGCAGTAATACTGAGCTCTGGCATCAAAACAATTCAGACTGATGAGCCACCAGTGGACTTTAGAATGATTGGTGCTGACTTTTTGACGTATTATTGGCCTGCACTAATTCTAATGGGATTCATCTTGGCAGCATCCGTAATAGGTGCACTGACTTTGGCAAGAAGGGAGGATATAACAAATGACCAACACAATGCTTGATTTTCTAATTGTATCAATTGCACTGCTTGCAATTGGTATCTATGGCGTGTCTGTCAAGCGAAACGCAATTCGTATGCTCTTTGCAATAGAGATGATAGTCAATGCAGCAAACCTCAACTTGGTGGCATTTGGAAGATTCCTACCCACAAGCCACGGCCAGACATTTGCACTATTCTCAATAGCAATTGCGGCAGCCGAGGTTGCAGTGGGATTGGCACTAATCATCGTAGCATACCGAATGTACAAGAATGTGGATATTGCAGAATTTAGGAGCTTGAAGGGCTAATGGAATACGCACTACTTCAGGCAGTCTTCCTGCCCTTGTTACTATCTCCAGTGGCATACCTCCTTGGGCGCAAGATGGGTCCAACCGTGGCAACCTGGTTTACATTTGGATTGTTGCTATACTGCACATTCCTAGTAATTGATGTCGCATTATCAGGTAGCTATTCCGAGCATTATGTGTGGACCAAGCTGTTTGGCGAATTCGGCTTTAAACTAGATGGATTGGCAATTCCATTTGCAGTAATCATCTATGTCTTGAGCACGGTTCTTGCACTCTACTCCAAACCATACATGATACACAAGTTCCATGAATTATACGAAGAACACGTACACCACTCCAATTCTGGCTCTGGCCAGACAACTGCGATGGTCGAATCCTCCGGAATGGCCAGCTATGTCAACAAACAGTCCGGTCTATACTTTGCGTTGTACTTGGTGTTTGCAATGGGTATGCTTGGAACTGTTCTTGCGACCAATCTCATTGAATTTTATGTCTTCTTTGAAGTGATGTTGATTCCGGGTTTCTTTTTGGTTGCATTCTGGGGTGATGGTCCAAGACGAAGAATCTCGCTGATGTTCTTGTTCTGGACCCATGTCGGTGCAGTTGTTTTACTGTTAGGATTTTTGACAATTGGCTTGTCTGTTGGCAGCTTTGACTTTGCAGCCATATCTGAGGCAAAAATTCCGCAAGACGTTCTGATGCTTTCAGCAATTGCCATAGTACTAGGCCTTGCAGTAAAGCTTGCAGCATTTATCTTCCATATTTGGCTGCCTTATGTCCACGGTGCAGCACCAACACCAATCAGTGCTCTGTTGTCTCCTGCAATGATCGGAATTGGAGCATATGGTCTTTTCAGATTAATCATTGAATTTTTGCCAAACACATACGCCGAGATGTCAATTTATCTGCACATCTGGGGCCTTGTTACCATGATTTATGGTGGTGCAATGGCGCTAATGCAGGACGATGTAAAGCGATTACTGGCATATTCCAGTGTCAGCCAGATGGGCTACATTCTATTTGGTATTGGTTCGTATTCCACGCTTGGCTTTGCAGGCGCCGAGTTCATGTATGTGACTCACGGTTTGGGCAAGGCACTCCTCTTCATGACTGCCGGAATCCTGATCGTACAATGTGGCACAAGAAGCATGACAAAACTTGGCGGCCTTGCAGGCAAGATGCCAATCACTGCAGTATGCGGTGTAATAGGTGCACTAACCATTGCCGGTGTTCCACCAACAAGTGGATTCATGGGTGAGTGGACTTTGTTTGCAGGCGCACTAGATACAGCAGTTAAGGAGAATGCTGCAGATGGAGCAATACTTCGATACATCACATTTGGTCTAGGCCTTGTTGCAACCGTAATTACAATGTCTTACATGCTTTGGATGCTAAAACGGGTCTTCTTTGGAAAACTGCCAGAACATCTATCACATGTCAAAGAGGCAAGCTGGTACATGACTGCCCCAATGATGGTCTTGGCAGGCTTTACAATTGTTGTAGGGTTATACCCTGA belongs to Candidatus Nitrosotenuis cloacae and includes:
- a CDS encoding NADH-quinone oxidoreductase subunit D, with protein sequence MSTTPLPPGLQIEKVDERIMTLNVGPQHPGSGHMRIIVQIDGDYIVNADPDPGYVHRGEEKMAEYRNYIQNIPHLERPVIHDSCNVLYPYCLGVEELLGIEVPERAKYIRVIASELNRCVYTQYWLAIYGIFLGHSTMFMWPAGDRELLIDMLEKMTGARVTHAYFVPGGIRNDVPANFEDMLLKRVNYFEKRIKEYAAIFYDNPILISRTRDAGVLSRADAIRLGVTGSTLRASGVDYDLRVKEPYDVYEELDVKVNTLKEGDAYARSKIPWLDMLESCNIIRQALQKMPKSGSVRVKLKPNPKGGNDEVYKRVESGRGSLGCYIVSKSKPEPYRVKMSVGSFRNLIGLPYLLKGEKLGNMPAVYWSLNYWPVEADR
- a CDS encoding NADH-quinone oxidoreductase subunit J, encoding MADAVFLALAVMTIGSAIAALEVRSLIYGSIALMGTLGGIAGFFLLLDSPFVAMFQIAVYIGSIAVLILFTVMLVRRQLIFIKIEDPRRRYAGIGLMLVMMMALGAVILSSGIKTIQTDEPPVDFRMIGADFLTYYWPALILMGFILAASVIGALTLARREDITNDQHNA
- a CDS encoding NADH-quinone oxidoreductase subunit B, with protein sequence MLKDLLTPQNANVFIGKLGDVLVKAVDQPLGYAINWSRLWSLWPVHIETACCSVEFGAASSPRYDVERFGIIEAFGSLRQCDLVVVQGTITRKMAPRLRLVYDQMPEPKYVIAMGACAITGGLYFDSYNVLPGIDGILPVDVYVPGCPPRPETLIQGCMLLQEKIKRLKAR
- a CDS encoding complex I subunit 4 family protein; the protein is MEYALLQAVFLPLLLSPVAYLLGRKMGPTVATWFTFGLLLYCTFLVIDVALSGSYSEHYVWTKLFGEFGFKLDGLAIPFAVIIYVLSTVLALYSKPYMIHKFHELYEEHVHHSNSGSGQTTAMVESSGMASYVNKQSGLYFALYLVFAMGMLGTVLATNLIEFYVFFEVMLIPGFFLVAFWGDGPRRRISLMFLFWTHVGAVVLLLGFLTIGLSVGSFDFAAISEAKIPQDVLMLSAIAIVLGLAVKLAAFIFHIWLPYVHGAAPTPISALLSPAMIGIGAYGLFRLIIEFLPNTYAEMSIYLHIWGLVTMIYGGAMALMQDDVKRLLAYSSVSQMGYILFGIGSYSTLGFAGAEFMYVTHGLGKALLFMTAGILIVQCGTRSMTKLGGLAGKMPITAVCGVIGALTIAGVPPTSGFMGEWTLFAGALDTAVKENAADGAILRYITFGLGLVATVITMSYMLWMLKRVFFGKLPEHLSHVKEASWYMTAPMMVLAGFTIVVGLYPDLFFKDIIPYMKGVLGA
- a CDS encoding NADH-quinone oxidoreductase subunit I, giving the protein MGTATGIIKALNSGIKHLAVKRFTLRYPEQKLKLVGDGYQYDPNTGVGIAGYKGRHMLFHDHCTGCQLCAIACEGVAEAIAMVKVPEEWKHNKKAIMPQIDYGKCVFCGLCVDACPFYALYMTNDYELSSFTKEGLIYTPAQLQVKPNIAQDVELKFDNPRGATHG
- a CDS encoding NADH-quinone oxidoreductase subunit A, which produces MFGFAIMAVGPALLISRMISPRKLSNPVKFLPMEAGQVPKGEGRTHFMMQYYAYVLMFVVFDVMAIFLYAWGSSLLNLPKTATLPIIAFLGIMFAAMAFALYQSKRRNIW
- the nuoK gene encoding NADH-quinone oxidoreductase subunit NuoK, which translates into the protein MTNTMLDFLIVSIALLAIGIYGVSVKRNAIRMLFAIEMIVNAANLNLVAFGRFLPTSHGQTFALFSIAIAAAEVAVGLALIIVAYRMYKNVDIAEFRSLKG
- the nuoH gene encoding NADH-quinone oxidoreductase subunit NuoH, whose product is MSTIAPKFRLSYFLKSLTDNAFWAVTLLTLIGLPFVMTLLFYLELPVIGGRLLDPYLALTTLADPSRQIPLIKSLMQTEFFKIAAFPGFGFAALLAAGTIFVERKMLAKLQLRVGPFYCGKIEGILQLMSDGIKLLSKEIIIPAKADKPIFWAAPVLFVATAAAFVSLIPAARGGWVVADADVGLLAVFAIIGFFPVITVLSAWSANSKFPFIGGIRALHQMVSFEIPLILSVLGVVILTGTLNLTEIVESQYSYWWIVFLPIGAIVFFIAMLAELERIPFDLPEAESEIVAGWLTEFSGMMYGLVQLGSYLKLYAFAGLFTVLFLGGWSGPNIWPPFPAEIIEKGIVMGPITVHLPGLPLLDQQMLNDVLWFVIKVAGVIFFILLPRGVFPRIRIDLLLHIGWYKLIGLAFVNIFIALTLVYAGVLGPGGIL
- a CDS encoding NADH-quinone oxidoreductase subunit C, producing the protein MSTEETKPVAKPEPVKELPKFEKSIADKLTEKFGTKAAVEFVKPLRIRVKVAKEDVVEVAKFLRDEMHFDHAESVTGVDYPDAKEIEVVYHLGSYTDSELANQVLALATRAPREENPNPGSDNTRLPSLRDVFYSVEFHERECFEMLGVYFTGHPDNRRLLLPEDWADLPPMRKDFHIKGR